The DNA window TAAGTTCATACCAGAATCGAACCGGTGACCGCCGGCGATGCGCGGCCAGGACGAGAAGTAGTtgcggaggaggagcgccgTCGCGAGGAGGTTGATCGCGcacacggcgacggtgacgctCTTGTACGAGAGCCTGGAGGCAGAAGCCCCACCCCTCCACGGCGCCTGCCCGTCCATCCGCCGTCGAgctcgccggaggaggaggagaaaaccGGACGCTTCGTCCACCACTCCACCAACTGCACTAGTCCACACTCACTCACTTTCCTCCGGTAAATGGGCCTCGGCCCATTACGAAATCCAAAACAGAATAGGCCAACTGCCTCCGCCGAATTGGGCTGAACCGGGCCCATTACGAAATCCACAACCAAATGGGCCCAACTGCGTCGATCCTAATTGGCCGCACCAAGGCCCACCTAGATTTCACAAAGTCCCAACCCTACAAACGCGCGAACACTTCCAAAACAGCTACCACTACACGTTTTCGGCTCATGTTCTGGCCCACGGTTCGGCCCATAATGAAAAACGGCCCGtttcttgtatatatatgatacatgGGCCGACCCATTTCGATtgtatatggttttttattttacggatataagtttacatgtataaatttgtatgtataaagatttttctatattaagtttatatcaataattttatgtatatataatatttaatatttatatttatatatataagtttgtaagtataaagatatatatgtgtgtatatttaagtttatatgtataagctTTACATatctaaagttttttttcataaagttTATACACCTAAAGTAGgtataatgatatatatatatatatatatataaaagtttgtatgtataaacttttgTTTGCATAAAGTTTAGTTAGAGTACGATTCGATCGCGCGAGCCGCGAACACGCGCGTATTAATTAGACCCACCCCCAACCCTACCTCCTCCCTCACCACTCTCCACCACCACTtggcctcctcgtcgccggccagccttctcctcctcctccgaccaCCGCgaccagcgacggcgacgatgcaggcggcggcgtggcggcggcagctccTGGAACGCCACCTCTCCCCTACCACCGCGGCGGCCATCTCCGCCTTCAGATCCGCCTCGCAGCCGGCGCTCGCTCCCCAAGGTATGGAGGCGCGCGCCCTTCCCACTCCCGGGCGTCCGGGGACCACCCGTGAACCACGCCGCGCGTGCCGCCGGAGGGTAGATCTTAGAGGTGGTTGGGTTTTGATGCAGGGCTGGGGGGAGCAGATGGCGCGAGGTACATGTCCGCGAGGGCGCCGGCGGTCAAGGGGACGGGGCATCTCGTCCGCAAGGGGACCGGAGGGAGGTCGTCTGTGAGGTGAGAGCTtaggcggctgctgctgcttcttctgattgagtgattgattgattgtatCGGGCTTCCCGTTGTCGCAATCCTGCGTCTAAAAGCAGGTTTGCCTTCCCCGTGATTTGGTTTAGGTGTATTAGGTCGCGTTGGTGTTCTGATCCATTCGTGCTGCCATGCTACATATGGGTTCCTAAGTATGGTCTTTCTTATGCTTAGATCATCAGATCATGCAATTCATATGGCTGCATTTGCGATGGGTGTGTCGAATTTAGTTGCCTGAATGATCAATGACCTAGTTTCTAGTCGTGTTGTGTACTTGTGCATCTCGTGGAATTTTGTTAACTGTAATTATGTGAattgggcttttttttttatgcatgatTAGTTACTCTGAGCTGAATTAGAGCTTTGGTAGGAATATATATGGTGTTGTTCCAGCATATGTATATGATCATGATCTGCTTTCAGTAAAAGCAGGGCTCATCTGAGCCTtttacctaaaaatttttttaaaaaaaatgtatatgatCCCACACCCTTTTGTTATGTATGAGAAAATCATGCTGCTGCGTGCATAGAGTGCTAAGTGCACAGATTGCAGTACCGGTATTTATCTTAACGGTGTTACTCGCGCATTTCTGGCGTTAATTATACATGTCAAAGTCTGCCAATCTTGCTTTGGGTTTATAACAAGAAATCATTGTGGCATTTCATGACAGTGGAATCATAGCTACGGTGTTTGGGGCTACTGGATTTCTTGGCCGCTATCTTGTGCAACAACTTGGTGAGATAAGGCTGTAGACCTGTAGTGCTACATTGTAGTGATTTATATATCTCAACAAAGTGGAATAGAACGGctacttaaatttttatttttattcagcAAAGATGGGGACTCAGGTGCTTGTCCCATTTAGAGGATCTGAGGATTGTCACCGGCACCTGAAGTTGATGGGTGACTTGGGTCAGGTACTGTAGTTAGCAAGTAGTGTCAGTCATTAACTCTATTTTCATTTGTCCCTTTTATGTACCCTGCCCTTTTCTTTTGGCAGATTGTTCCTATGAAGTACAATCCAAGAGATGTGAATTCGATCAAGGCTGTCATGGCCAAGTCCAATGTAGTCATTAACCTCATAGGTATGTCTTAACTCGGTACACATTGTATTCAGGGTCAAAACCCATCCTGACCATGTCAACTCAATTTCAATAGGACGTGAGTATGAAACAAGAAACTATGGATTTGAAGAAGTAAATCATCATATGGCTGAACAACTTGCAATGGTATGTCTTGTGCACACACCCGCTTTTCTTCCAACTATATAGATAACTCCTGCAAGGGTCAGTGAAAATTATGATTAGATGGAATTCAAAGTAGCAACCAATTTCAATTCTGAATGCATTGGCTTTCTTATGCTCATCCTGAGATTGCATCACATAGACAGGCAACCATTTGGCTGGATTAATGCATAAGTTATGAATCAAGCATTGGAAAATCACATAATCGTTGTCTGTTAGTTTGAAACTTTACCAGCTTAGGTGACCTTGGCTAGGTTTTTCATCCATGACTCTGAGCACAATCTATTTTATGTCCCTGCTCTGGCATCAGTATATGGTTTGTCTAGCTGCCCTTTTGGTTAATAGTGTTTATCGATATCTAGAAATGGAAATTTCTTGCTTTAAATTTTGCATGGTACTCtttcattgaaaaataaaaaataccactGTTTCCACTGAGCTATTAGTCTTTTAATGCAGCAGCACAGTTGCTGCCTTCAGTGTAGAGTTATTATGTTCTTTCCTCTTTGTGTACAAGTGAATTGCTGCCCTGGGTAAATATCCATGTTCTATAACTTTATTTAATGGGATAATTTATGCtgcacaaagaaaaaaaactgatttttgcaatcatttgtaactttttttttgctgcatCATGAGAATATAATTCTCTCTAAGACTTTATTTGTGGCTGACTACGTACTTTATGTTATGGACTATGCACAGATTTCTAAGGAGCATGGGGGTATTATGAGATTTATCCAGGTTTCTTGCCTAGGAGCATCAGCCTCTTCACCTTCTAGAATGTTGAGGGCAAAGGCTGCTGGGGAGGAATCTGTGTTGAAAGAATTTCCTGAGGTAATAATTTACGTTAGGTGATACTAAACTCCTAATATTTCTCTGCTGCCAAAATTTGGAGATTTATATTTCCCATTAATATTGGAAATGACTTTTAACCAAACTTTTGTTTGTATCGATCAACAGGCTACAATTATGAGGCCTGCAACTATGATTGGTACAGAAGATCGGATTTTGAACAGATGGGCacagtttgcaaaaaattggAGTTTCCTCCCGCTTGTTGATGGTGGAACTACAAAGTAATTGAGTTTTCCTGTTGGCTGTTGTCATAATGCCTTTACTTAAAACCTTTACTCTAGATCATTAAGTAATCAGATAATTCATCTTAAATTGCCATGGTAAGTGAAATTACACTAATGCAACATTTTGGTTTTTGCAGGATTCAGCCTGTTTATGTTGTCGACGTTGCTGCTGCTATTGTCAACTCCCTCAAGGATGATGGCACCAGCATGGGAAAGACCTATGAACTTGGTGGACCTGAAATTTATACTGTTCATGAGCTGGTAATTATCATATGCAGCATTTTGTTATGCAGCAACGAATGAATCTTGAAGTTGCGCATGAAAATATTCTTGGATATTACAGGCTGAGCTGATGTATGAGACAATACGTGAATGGCCACGGTATATCAATGTTCCTCTTCCTGTTGCAAGGGTATGAATTTACATTGCAGCTTGTGTTGGTTAGGACAGCCTGCATATTAGATTGTCTTGTCTATTAACTGGTATGCTTCGGGTGGTGCAGGCTATTTCTTCTCCAAGGGAAATGCTGCTAAACAAAGTGCCCTTCCCCTTGCCAAGCCCATCAATTTTCAACCTAGATCAGATTAATGCATTTTCTGTAGACAACTTAGTGTCTGAAAATGGTAAGCATTCTCCcttatatttgatttgtagCATTGTTTTGCATAAGCTCACATTTGTTTTATGGGGACATGATTCAGCTCTCACTTTTGCGGACCTTGGAATCATGCCTCACAAATTGAAGGGGTATCCGGTTGAGTTTCTTGTCTGTTATCGAAAGGGTGGTCCAGCTTTTGGTTCTACTGTCAGTGAGAAGATACGAAGTTCCGAGCTGTAGTCTTCCACTCCTGAAGACACTGTAGAATTAATCATTTAGTTGCAGAAACATTGATGTGTTTGTTTCTTAcccatctgctgctgctgctgccagcCGCCCTACAGCGAGCAGGACCAAATTCGATGCATATGTTGGTTCCTGCTCATGTTTTCATCAATAAGGCGTACAAAATCTTTTGTCAATTTTTGAGTTGCAAAATGCAAGTGAAGCGAATCGTTGCAGTCTGATGATACAATAACAGagatgtttctttctttgccCATTACACCAAATACCCTAATGTTGTGCGTTGCTTTTGCATCAGCTCGATTGTACAGTGTGATGATGCGGTAAACCTGTATGATTGATTGGCACCTGAACCAATGCATCGGGCGCGCTATTCCTTGTGTTTTGACCGATTCTAGATAAGTAAAAGTCACTTACATGCTTGACCTATTCCTTGTGTAATTGTGTTTACCCACCCACCCCCGGCTGGAAGTATTAGGGTCTACTTATATGTGGAGAGTAGTTTTGCCATGTTGATGATGATATAGAAGTGTATTGCTTGTGGGGTACACAGATTAGTCCATTTGATCGAAATTGATCCATTCTTCTCACTAATCAGTGAGACCGAGAATTATATACGAGCATCAATGTGCTTTTTCAAGCCCTTACACTTGTTACAAAATACTTAACGCGCTATATTACCATGATATTGTCCTTGTCATAATGCACATGGtcaaaaacatttataaaaccAATCTGTGagtttttctttatatatacttgAGTGAGTTAATAGACCAACCCCTATGTTTTTTATAGGGTtaagtagaatttttttcccttgtagATATTTGGTCTGTGCACTGTGACTTTTGTGATGTTGCATGAGATTGTTCAACTTAGAGCTTGTTTGGTTATCTGCCCTACCGATTCTTTTGGAGCGCCAAAATCttaagtaaattttggtaatacCAGTTTACTGTTAGGGTAGTTGCATTGTTCATATTTGGATTATTATCAACCTGGAGCCATATTTTATACCATCATTCATATTTGGTTTATTAGAttattaccaaattttatgcATAGCGAAGAAAGTTAACTATACCAAATTGAGCGTGGGCATTACCAACTATTTGGCTTCAAACCAAACCATAGTATATACTGTTCAAACTACCCCCCAAAAAATGGTAAGAGTATATGCATCAATCCAAATAGGCCAGCCCAGCAAGGAATTGGGCCAAAACACCCACACTAATCAGATTGGCTGATTATTACTGTCCTCTCAAAAGAGACAGAGAGACTGATTCCTGTCCTCTCAGCCAACTTTGATGAGAAATGGATGTTCCAGCCACCGGTGCCagccgaggaggagagagagttaTTTATCACTAATTATATGCagccaagcaagcaagcaaaagcATGGACCAGCAGCAACTGCATTACCGGTAATCAAGCAATCAACCCGGCACTTTTCTGTACGTGCAGCTAACGCTTTGCCACATCACTCGcttcatttcatcatcatctttgTGGGGGTTTCACTGATCGTTTTACTGATCAATtcggtgacggcgacgtcAGGACgtctcccttttttttggcCCCCGGCCGGAGACGCATCTGTGCTTGGAATTTCTGAAGATTTTGATGCATCAACCGACGAGAGATCATGTACCATGAACCATCCTGAGGCAGCCAGTCGTGCGTCCTGCCTCGCACGCACGTTTCATCTGTCATAATCACTGCTGCTAGTACCGTTCCTAATAATTAAGAGAGACTTTTTTACATATACTTGATCACCTCATCACAgccatttatatttgtttataagGTACCAATGCAACGATGATCAGTACAACTACAACTGATCGAACAAGTACCAAATCTAATATTTTTAGGAGTAGTTTGTTCAGCGAATAGTAAGgtgagattaaaaaaatgtattttggttattttagtgattaattttcaaatttagaaTTGTAAATAGTAACTGATTGGCTCCATAATTGTTAGAATGTTTTGAATCGAGTTAGgcataaatgtttatattttgataagaAGTTAAATTCTAATAATACTTATAGGAGTCAAGTTTCGGCAGTTATGGGGGTaactgtttggttttttcttaaaaaaagccAGACCGCATATTgcaagttaaaaataatttgtaaatatatatatatattctaagcgatctaaaagtttagatagaaaatatacttttatgaaaaatcctaaaatcaagtctaaatttaagttaaaaaatttaaatttgactcgTAAACAGCAACAAAATTGAGAAGACAGTATTCATGAGGAGTGTATCGTGTTCATACACGGCGCGCCTACATCAAGAACAGTGGCATCTAGCAACGAACTCGTGTTCTCTCAGAATAGAGAAATATATAAGGCATGTCGTGTCAACTTGGTTGCATGGCACTTGGAAAGATTAAACCGACAACTAATTAACAAGATGGCTTATAAGATTTCATTGATAGCAGTACTCGTTTATTTGTGTCCAGAATGTCACTCTTGACTAGCAGCATTCGTACGACAGGAATAGGACACCCAATCTGTCATCAAAACTAGCTGGCTATTCTGTTAATGGATCTGCACTAATGCAAGCCAGCCACTCATTCTCCATTTTAGTAGAGCAAGCTACTAGTCAATCCAACGACATAACTCCCATTTCCCATATATTTcctcttgtttattttttcaagttAGTATTTTACTAGTCAATCCACGGAAAGGGGTCGAAGGAAATCGAGTTTGGAATTATTCCCTTTTAGCCCGAGCATAGAGATTAAATGAATAAGTTTTTCAGGGTACTATTGtgtccttatattttggaacagagcgAGTATCACGTACcgatatatttaatatttgctTGCACCCATGCAAATGTGAATAAATATAGAGCACTGTACCAAGCCTGTAGCATATCCAGAGCTGATACCAGCTGGATTAAGATAAACGTACGCAGATCCatgattaattcatcattgttATTGTGTGACTTAAGAGTTCAGACAAGAGGCAGCACCATGCTTTGATGCCCTAATTTTTTTGTCTGGTGTGTTCGTCTGGCaactgttttcttttcttttttttttcttcctttcctttctCTTGTTCTCGTGTTGCATTTTGCTTGCAAACAAGAGGTGATCAACCGATCACCAGACAAGTCATTGATTGAAGGTTTTGACTCTTTCCTTCTCCCAACGCGTTTACTTCTCATGCTTTCTAGCctccattttcctttttcttcttcctctgcaTCTTTTCTGCTGCATCCATGCGTCTGATGCTGTTGTACCTTGCCAACTTTTTAATTCACACAAGAACCTTTTTACTGCGGTCCTCTGCCTTGCTCAAGATGGTGATtaacaagaaataatttaagaataattcttttaaacatattcttaataatctaaaaacaaatatcataaaataaattgcataaaaaaaccttaaaatcaacaaataaattttggtttataagcaaatCAGAAGAAAACAAGATGAGACCCGCGCTTTATCTAGTTTCTAAATGGTATTGTCTCCGTTCTTAAATATAATGGATACTGCAAATGAACATAAACAAATACTCTAAAACAAAATGTTATTTATATGCTTAAATATCTgtcataaaactaaaaagtatataaaatctaaaaatgttGAGAAAAGAACACCCCTTTCTACGGAGCTTGTAGTGTACTAGTGTTGAATAAAGTGCGGCAGCTCTTTACTTTGTGGGGCAAGTATAAGCCGATAGTAAAAGTAGTGTAGTAGTGCACTTGCTTTTTGAGGTCTCACTTTTGACCTCTGCAATTTACTTGCGTTTGTAGCTTCCTACGAATATACTCAAAAGCAAAGTCATGACTTTCTGCAACTCTATCCTATATTCCTGTGCTCATTTGGGGTTCAggatttctttctttccttccttctgctagttcctaaatttttttttaaaaacaacccatcgaatttttgacatctaaataaaacattaaacatagataaaacaaaaaactaattgcacagttatggaagaaatcttgggacaaatcttttgagcctaattagtccatgattagccataagtgctacagtaaccaacatgtgctaatgacggattaattaggctcaaaagattcgtctcgcggtttctaggctagccgtgaaatttgttttttcattcgtgttcgaaaaccccttccgacatcaggtcaaacgttcgatgtgatgtttttgccaaaaaattttggcaactaagggggtgtttatatggggctaaactttttagccccatatcacatcggatatttggacaccaatttgaagtattaaacatagaccaataaaaaaactaatttcataaatgagagctaatccgcgggacgatttttttaagcctaattaatacataattagcaaatgtttactgtagcatcacataggctaatcatgggttaattaggcttaatagattcgtctcgcgaattagtccaaagtTATGAAATgggttttataattagtttatgtttaatacttcaaattagtgtccagaCATTCAATGTGACATGGAGCAGAAATAAATCCTCCTTCCCAAACAGCATCTAAACACCGCCTTAGTACTAGCTAGGAAAAGAATGACTGCCTGTGACGTCGCTACTTCGTTTTTACTGAAGCTGACTCTTGCGTACGTATATCGATCGTACAAGGCTGTCCATGTTAAACAGACTGAACTCCGAATTAAGGGATTGCTCCGTTTAGACGAGAATTAgacttttaattaatttataagtgttatttgatttgtaaaaaatgaaatatacgaaaataaaaaaaatcttttgctATAAGCTATACatagaaaacatagaaaatttaacGTCGACCGAaacctcttgaaaaaaaaaaaatctgtgcATCCATTTCgagtttctctcttcttctgaTATTTCAATGAATTAAAATTGCTCGATTACttgttgcatacttgcattgcattgcaggCAGTACTATTGTTTAAATGGCTTTGTGCAGAGTCAGACaattaggccgcgttcgactCTACGGTAGCTTACCCtatattttctcatttttccgCGCACGTTTCATGAAGTGCTACAACGgtatactttttttaaaaaaaaattataggagaGTTGCtcgaaaaattatattaatctattttatattttttaataattaattaattatatattaatatgtttttcgtgccggaTATATAACTCCTCGTCCCTACCCCGAACGCGACCTTAATCAGTTGGAGTAGCCGCTTTAGTCTTGATTTATCTTTCATTGTTCAACATAGGAAGTTAAATTAGAATTAATTTATCGATCCTGCCATGAAATTCTGCTTACTTTTGTGCTTAGGATCAGTATAAAAAATGTGCAGGGGGCACAGATCGAGTTTGATTGATTCCCACTAGCATTATACTGACGTACTAAAAATTAGTGGTAGGTCTCGCAGCATCATAGCTGAGTACCCATTGCCGGGCTAAAAAAGGGTCCCG is part of the Oryza brachyantha chromosome 2, ObraRS2, whole genome shotgun sequence genome and encodes:
- the LOC102718429 gene encoding NADH dehydrogenase [ubiquinone] 1 alpha subcomplex subunit 9, mitochondrial — encoded protein: MQAAAWRRQLLERHLSPTTAAAISAFRSASQPALAPQGLGGADGARYMSARAPAVKGTGHLVRKGTGGRSSVSGIIATVFGATGFLGRYLVQQLAKMGTQVLVPFRGSEDCHRHLKLMGDLGQIVPMKYNPRDVNSIKAVMAKSNVVINLIGREYETRNYGFEEVNHHMAEQLAMISKEHGGIMRFIQVSCLGASASSPSRMLRAKAAGEESVLKEFPEATIMRPATMIGTEDRILNRWAQFAKNWSFLPLVDGGTTKIQPVYVVDVAAAIVNSLKDDGTSMGKTYELGGPEIYTVHELAELMYETIREWPRYINVPLPVARAISSPREMLLNKVPFPLPSPSIFNLDQINAFSVDNLVSENALTFADLGIMPHKLKGYPVEFLVCYRKGGPAFGSTVSEKIRSSEL